In Rhodoferax koreense, a genomic segment contains:
- a CDS encoding transposase: MNTISEPSILIGRRRRKHSDEFKVQVVAACSQPGVSIAAVSMAHGVNANLARRWIFDASGARDRVPVQEDRAVETASPKLALPPPFVPASLPPSPPLSEIRVELRRGAMAISVTWPVGAASECAAWMRELLR; this comes from the coding sequence GTGAACACTATCTCTGAACCGAGCATCCTGATTGGCCGCCGACGGCGCAAGCACAGCGATGAATTCAAGGTACAGGTCGTTGCTGCCTGCAGCCAGCCGGGCGTATCCATCGCGGCAGTCTCGATGGCCCACGGGGTGAACGCCAACCTCGCGCGACGCTGGATCTTCGATGCAAGTGGCGCGCGTGATCGCGTGCCTGTCCAGGAGGACCGCGCCGTTGAGACGGCGTCGCCGAAGCTGGCGCTACCTCCGCCATTTGTTCCGGCATCCCTGCCACCCAGCCCGCCGCTGTCGGAGATCCGCGTAGAACTTCGTCGCGGCGCGATGGCGATCAGCGTGACGTGGCCGGTAGGCGCGGCGTCCGAGTGCGCGGCCTGGATGCGCGAGCTGCTGCGATGA
- the tnpB gene encoding IS66 family insertion sequence element accessory protein TnpB (TnpB, as the term is used for proteins encoded by IS66 family insertion elements, is considered an accessory protein, since TnpC, encoded by a neighboring gene, is a DDE family transposase.) produces the protein MIRIDAMWLATEAVDMRAGPGRLLALVVAVFGAAQAHHGYIFANARGTRLKLLVNDGFGVWCAARRLHQGRFLWTAQTAANGVALTQPQFDALIIGLPWARLEEMQRIAYV, from the coding sequence ATGATCCGCATCGACGCGATGTGGCTCGCTACGGAGGCAGTGGACATGCGCGCTGGGCCAGGCCGGCTTCTTGCGCTCGTCGTGGCCGTGTTCGGTGCTGCCCAGGCGCATCATGGCTACATCTTCGCTAATGCCCGCGGCACGAGACTCAAGCTGCTGGTCAACGATGGCTTCGGGGTCTGGTGCGCTGCTCGACGGCTGCATCAGGGCCGCTTCCTGTGGACGGCACAGACCGCGGCCAACGGCGTAGCGCTCACGCAGCCGCAGTTCGACGCGCTCATCATCGGGCTGCCATGGGCGCGGCTTGAAGAAATGCAGCGCATCGCCTATGTGTGA
- the tnpC gene encoding IS66 family transposase: MVDLSSLQAEDLQGLSPGVVTELATRLLAELKVRTVQAERDAKTIRFKDAKLEKITFELARLKAWKFGAHTERLNAEQRQMFETTAAEDEADLAAQLAALQGHDTSAVGAPSSRPKTQPRRKPLPDHLRRVDHHHEPADTTCGCGQPMTRVGEDVSERLDVIPAEFFVHRHIRGKWACRCCQTLVQEPVDPQIIDKGMPTAGLVAHTLVGRFIDHLPYYRLEQINARSGVVTPRATLASWSGAAGAALAPLYDAHRAFILGTRVLHADETPVSLLDPGAGKTRKAYVWAYARGVFDKIPGVVYDFCVSRAARHPVAFLRGWSGTLTCDDYGAYDVVFKLEDRVEAGCMAHARRRFDELLKAGASAIAAPALQRIAALYRIEHEVATVTTGERLEARGERSRPLWNALHAWMIAERRKVPDGGGAAAALDYSLNRWKALGHFLEDGDVSIDNNHCENLIRPWAMGRKAWLFAGSELAGQRAAVVMSLLHSAKLHGHDPWVYLKDVLERLPMHPNHRIDELLPHRWTPTR, from the coding sequence ATGGTCGATCTCTCCTCGCTCCAGGCCGAGGACCTTCAAGGTCTGAGCCCTGGCGTCGTCACCGAGCTGGCCACGCGCTTGCTGGCCGAGCTCAAGGTTCGCACTGTGCAGGCCGAGCGCGATGCGAAGACGATCCGCTTCAAGGACGCCAAGCTCGAGAAGATCACGTTCGAACTCGCGCGGTTGAAGGCGTGGAAGTTCGGCGCCCATACCGAGCGACTAAACGCCGAGCAGCGGCAGATGTTCGAGACCACGGCTGCCGAGGACGAAGCCGACCTGGCCGCCCAACTCGCTGCGCTGCAAGGTCATGACACGTCGGCCGTTGGAGCACCCTCGTCCAGGCCGAAGACGCAACCGCGCCGCAAGCCCTTGCCCGATCACCTGCGCCGGGTCGACCACCATCACGAGCCGGCCGATACCACCTGCGGCTGCGGCCAGCCTATGACTCGCGTGGGCGAGGACGTGAGTGAGCGACTGGACGTGATCCCGGCCGAGTTCTTCGTGCACCGTCACATCCGCGGCAAGTGGGCGTGCCGGTGTTGCCAGACGTTGGTGCAAGAGCCAGTGGATCCGCAGATCATCGACAAAGGCATGCCAACCGCAGGCTTGGTCGCCCACACGCTCGTCGGCCGCTTCATCGACCACCTGCCTTACTACCGACTGGAGCAGATCAACGCGCGATCGGGCGTCGTGACGCCGCGCGCGACGCTGGCAAGTTGGAGCGGAGCAGCCGGTGCAGCACTCGCGCCGCTGTATGACGCACATCGCGCATTCATCCTTGGCACGCGAGTGCTGCACGCCGACGAGACGCCCGTCAGTCTGCTCGACCCCGGCGCTGGCAAGACGCGCAAGGCCTATGTGTGGGCCTACGCGCGAGGTGTGTTCGACAAGATCCCGGGCGTGGTCTACGACTTCTGCGTCAGCCGGGCGGCGCGGCATCCGGTCGCCTTCCTACGTGGGTGGAGCGGCACGCTCACCTGCGACGACTACGGTGCCTACGACGTGGTCTTCAAACTGGAGGATCGCGTCGAAGCGGGCTGCATGGCACACGCCAGACGAAGGTTCGACGAACTGCTCAAGGCTGGCGCAAGTGCGATCGCTGCACCGGCATTGCAGCGCATCGCTGCCCTCTATCGCATTGAGCACGAAGTTGCCACGGTCACGACGGGTGAACGTCTGGAGGCTCGAGGCGAGCGCAGCCGGCCGCTCTGGAACGCCCTACATGCCTGGATGATTGCTGAACGCCGCAAGGTGCCTGATGGTGGCGGCGCAGCCGCAGCGCTCGACTACAGCCTCAATCGCTGGAAGGCGCTCGGCCACTTCCTGGAAGACGGTGACGTGAGCATCGACAACAATCATTGCGAGAACCTGATCCGTCCGTGGGCCATGGGAAGAAAGGCATGGCTGTTCGCGGGCAGCGAGCTCGCCGGTCAGCGTGCTGCAGTCGTCATGAGCCTCCTGCACTCGGCCAAGCTACATGGTCATGATCCTTGGGTCTACCTCAAGGACGTGCTCGAACGGTTGCCGATGCATCCGAACCATCGCATCGACGAATTGCTGCCACATCGGTGGACCCCGACTCGCTGA
- the tnpB gene encoding IS66 family insertion sequence element accessory protein TnpB (TnpB, as the term is used for proteins encoded by IS66 family insertion elements, is considered an accessory protein, since TnpC, encoded by a neighboring gene, is a DDE family transposase.), giving the protein MIRIDAVWLAITPMDMRAGTETALARVVAVFGAAHPHTAYLFANKRGTRLKVLVHDGMGIWLAARRLHQGRFHWPSPGGTAQQSLQREQLDALVLGLPWQRLGEAGVITLI; this is encoded by the coding sequence GTGATTCGCATCGATGCCGTGTGGCTGGCCATCACGCCCATGGACATGCGAGCGGGCACTGAGACGGCTTTGGCGCGGGTGGTGGCGGTGTTCGGTGCGGCACACCCGCACACGGCCTACCTGTTTGCCAACAAGCGCGGCACGCGTTTGAAGGTTCTGGTGCACGACGGCATGGGCATCTGGCTGGCCGCACGCCGGTTGCACCAAGGCCGCTTCCATTGGCCCTCACCGGGCGGCACGGCGCAGCAATCTCTTCAACGTGAGCAACTCGACGCCCTCGTGCTGGGCCTACCGTGGCAGCGTCTCGGTGAGGCTGGCGTCATCACCCTCATCTGA
- the tnpC gene encoding IS66 family transposase, producing the protein MDVATDTLSHLNADELREMVQSLRQTVSFKQATIDKLTHENALLKRLKFAAQSERFSAEQRSLLEETLDEDTQAVHDEMAELNTEPIPARVKDQPKRQPLPAHLPRIDIRHEPDVTTCRCGCQMQRIGEDVAEKLDYQPGVFSVERHVRGKWACAQCETLVQAPVAAHVIDKGIPTTGLLAQVLVAKFADHLPLYRQEAIFGRAGLAIPRSTLGAWVGSCGVQLQPLVDALKADILTHRVVHADETPVQMLQPGHGKTHRAYLWAYAAGAFEDTKAVVYDFCASRAGENAKAFLGTWRGSLVCDDFSGYKQLMVQGVTEVGCLAHARRKFFDLHTATKSPVAQRALEHIAQVYEIERELKACSAEERQRGRQEHSKPLLDALHAWLLLTRQKVTDGTATAKALDYSLRRWQALTRFVDDGQLPVDNNHIENQIRPIAIGRNNWLFAGSLRAGQRGAAVMSLIQSARLNGHDPYAYLKDVLTRLPTQRASLVHELLPHRWQPQT; encoded by the coding sequence ATGGACGTCGCCACCGACACGCTCTCCCATCTGAACGCAGACGAACTGCGTGAGATGGTGCAGTCGCTGCGTCAAACTGTCTCCTTCAAACAAGCCACCATCGACAAGCTCACGCATGAGAACGCGCTGCTCAAGCGGCTGAAGTTTGCGGCGCAGTCCGAGCGCTTCAGCGCCGAGCAACGCAGCCTGCTGGAAGAAACGCTGGATGAGGACACGCAGGCCGTTCATGACGAGATGGCCGAGCTCAATACCGAACCTATCCCGGCGCGCGTCAAAGACCAGCCCAAGCGCCAACCGTTGCCTGCGCACCTGCCACGCATCGACATCCGCCACGAGCCAGACGTCACCACCTGCCGTTGCGGCTGTCAGATGCAACGCATTGGGGAGGACGTGGCCGAGAAGCTGGACTACCAGCCAGGTGTCTTCAGTGTTGAGCGCCACGTGCGGGGAAAATGGGCTTGCGCCCAGTGTGAGACTCTGGTGCAGGCCCCCGTGGCGGCACACGTCATCGACAAAGGCATCCCGACCACTGGATTGTTGGCCCAGGTGCTGGTGGCCAAGTTCGCCGACCACTTACCGCTGTACCGCCAGGAGGCCATCTTTGGCCGGGCCGGGTTGGCCATTCCACGCTCCACACTGGGTGCTTGGGTGGGCAGTTGTGGGGTGCAGCTCCAGCCGCTGGTCGACGCCTTGAAAGCAGACATCCTGACGCACCGGGTGGTGCACGCCGATGAGACGCCGGTGCAGATGCTCCAACCAGGACACGGCAAGACCCACCGCGCCTACCTGTGGGCGTACGCCGCCGGTGCGTTCGAAGACACCAAGGCGGTGGTGTATGACTTCTGTGCATCACGCGCCGGGGAGAACGCCAAAGCCTTCTTGGGCACCTGGCGTGGCAGCCTTGTATGTGACGACTTCAGTGGCTACAAACAGCTCATGGTGCAGGGCGTCACCGAGGTCGGTTGCCTCGCCCATGCCCGGCGCAAATTCTTTGACCTGCACACGGCGACCAAGAGCCCGGTGGCGCAGCGCGCGTTGGAGCACATTGCACAGGTCTATGAGATTGAGCGAGAGCTCAAAGCATGCAGCGCCGAAGAACGCCAACGTGGACGTCAGGAACACTCAAAACCGCTGCTCGATGCGTTGCACGCGTGGCTGCTGTTGACCCGGCAGAAGGTCACGGATGGCACGGCAACAGCCAAAGCGCTGGACTACAGCCTGCGGCGGTGGCAGGCGCTGACCCGCTTCGTGGATGACGGGCAACTGCCCGTCGACAACAACCACATCGAGAACCAAATCCGACCGATAGCCATCGGGCGCAACAACTGGTTGTTCGCCGGTTCGCTACGGGCGGGTCAGCGTGGTGCCGCTGTGATGAGCCTGATTCAAAGCGCTCGGCTCAACGGGCATGACCCGTACGCGTATCTCAAAGATGTGCTGACGCGCCTGCCAACCCAACGGGCCAGCTTGGTTCATGAACTGTTGCCGCATCGCTGGCAACCGCAGACATAG
- a CDS encoding helix-turn-helix transcriptional regulator, translated as MTKSRDEGITTAFSAVLKQLRQAHGLSQEELALISGIDRTSVSRLEAGSRQPSLSLIFSIAQAVDQTPQKVVAMVHREWSKTHSSEAGGE; from the coding sequence ATGACGAAATCGCGCGATGAAGGGATAACCACAGCTTTCTCAGCAGTCCTGAAGCAACTGCGGCAAGCCCATGGGCTCAGCCAAGAAGAGCTCGCGTTGATCTCTGGTATCGATCGAACATCTGTCAGTCGACTTGAAGCGGGATCCAGGCAGCCCAGCTTGAGTTTGATCTTCTCAATCGCGCAAGCTGTCGATCAAACACCACAGAAGGTTGTAGCGATGGTTCATCGCGAGTGGAGCAAGACACATAGCTCAGAAGCAGGCGGCGAGTGA